Part of the Paenibacillus wynnii genome is shown below.
AACTCCATCACCAAATTTCATTGCTCGCAAGGAACTACAACCATGCTTGCTACGACTATGACCGCTCCGAAAGCTGAAATTGATCGAGTATTATCCGAGGTTGACGCCTATAGATCTCGAACTATGCCTTATGCCCAGTTGGCAGGTGTCCATCTGGAAGGACCCTTTATTAGTCCCAAGTGGCCTGGAGCTCAAAATCCCGAGCACATTGTTCTGGCTAATATCGAATGGCTGGAGGAGTGGGAGACCCAATATCCCGGACTCATTCGTCAGGTCACTCTTGCTCCTGAACGTGAAGGCGCATTGACCGCGATTTCATGGCTGCGCAGACACAGCATTACTGCGGCCCTTGGGCATACTGACGCCACCTATGATGAGGTCATTACAGCAGCAGAGGCCGGGTTAAATCAAGCAGTACATGCATTCAATGCAATGACGGCACTGCACCACCGTAAACCGGGTACAGTCGGAGCGGTACTGGGTGACCATCGCATACGTGCGGAAATTATCGGAGACGGTATCCACGTACATCCGGCTGTGGTCTCTTTACTGGCCCGATTGAAGGGTGATCAACTGCTGCTTATTACAGATGCCATGTCGGCTGCAGGACTAAGTGATGGCGAGTATAAGATTGGGGATTTGCCTGTTTTAGTGCAACAAGGTATAGCTACTCTTAAAGATCATCCCGAATCCCTCGCAGGTAGCACTTTGACCATGATAAAGGGCTTTCGCTTCCTGGTTCAAGAAGTCGGTTTATCCCTTGAAGCTGCATCTCGGGCTGCAAGTCTTACACCTGCTGTTTCCTTAGGCCTTGAACGGACCATCGGGTCTTTGGAAGCTGGTAAGCAGGGAGATATTCTCCTTCTCGACGCCGAGCTTAATCTACGTGACGTTTGGGTTCAGGGGAAAAAAGTTGCCTTTTAAATGGGCTCAAACCAAAATCATTGGTTAGCCGTTTGGAAACAAGCCACTAAGGGTTCTCAGAGTGTTCTAGCGATCACTACCATTTCTCCAGAATCCCCCAACCCGATCCTCCGCTTTGTTCGCCCATTTCAGTCATCAGTACTTGACAAAACATAGTGTTGTGAAAAAAGTGAATAGCTATACGGACTACAGAGCCCTTATTAACGTGCAAATGTTAAAATGAAAGCACAAACGGACTCAGGTGCCCCTATTCGTGGATATAGGGGTTGTTTTAGCCAATTTTCTGCTCATTAGAGTCATCCGTGTCCGCATGAAGCGTCAGTGTACTTTATTCAGATTTAGGATAAGCCATATTTCATTAAAAATAACGCAGCCATACGCCTAAGGCGTTAAAGTGGCTGCGTTATTAGTGTTATCCGATATAAACGATAAATTCCATATGATTTAAAGATTTATTTCCAAGAATTAAAACTGTTAGCGGTTTGTGTTGTTACCAGGGAAAATACGCTCCACCATCGATCCGAATTCTTGTACAAAACCTTGAAGAGGGTATCCTCCACGAGCATTATCTGCATAGCCGTTTACACGTTGTACGAATTCTGGATTGTCAGAAACATACACCGTTTGAATTTGCGGTGCATTTCTTTTAATCTCCGCGGTAACTTTATCCTTAATTTCTCTAGGCAAAGTATCGGCATTACCAGCGCCCATGTTCCCCATGCCGCCAGTTCCAGTACCACCAGTTCCCATTCCGCCTCCAGTGCCCATTCCGTTGGTTCCCATACCTCGAGTTCCCATACCGCCGGTTCCCGCACCATAGGTTCCTAGGCCACCAGTTCCCATACCGGTTCCCATTCCGCCCGTACCCATACCTCTAGATCCCATGCCGCCGGTTCCCGTACCATTGGTTCCCATGCCGCCAGTACCCATACCTCTCGTACCCATGCCGCCGGTTCCCATACCATAGGTACCCATACCGCCATTCCCTACGCTGCCGGTTCCCATGCCGTCAGTACCCGTACCGCCAGTTCCTGTGGTCCCCGTTCCCAGCCCACCGGCACCGAAACCTCTAGCTCCCGTACTACCCATACCCATACCCATATTGCCGGCAGCACCGCTACCGCCTGCAGTACCGTTCATTCCTCCGCCGGTACCCGGCATAGATCCACCAATTCCTGTCATTGTTCCACTTCTACCGGTCATTGTTCCGTCCATGCCGTAAGTTGTTCCATCCATACCGGATGTTGTGCCACCTCTACCAGTCAATGTTCCACCACCGGTTCCCAGCATGCCGCCACTGTTTCTACCCGTTGCCAAGGTTCGCGGCGAAGTATTTGTTGTTCCTCCGCTATGCGTACCGGTACCGGCCTCGTCCAGTGTTAAAGCAACATACGCTCTATTCCCGGATACCAAAACATTAGCTGAACGAACATCTTTCATTGCTGTAATTCGGTCAGCCAAGTCCTGACTCATTTGGAGTCTGGTGACGTTATGTGTTCCAGTTCTACCGTTAACTGAGTTTGCATTCAATCGACCGTTTTTGGCATTCTGAACATTGTTTGTACGGACATCATTATTTCCAGCCGCATCATTAGTCCCGCAGCCTGTAACCCCAACCATACCGAGTAGAAGCGCCACTGCAAGGGACCTGCTGATTGTAGATCGCAACATGTATTCATCCTCCGTCTCTAAAGTTGTGATGTTTGATCGGTAACACTAATTAGACTGTGTTATCATCAGGCAAGCTATCCTTGAAAGGATTTGGCAATCGGACTTCTGCACCGTCACCGGTTCATGTATATTGGCGTATCATGTTAACAATAAGCAACAATTTCCGAAGCCGGTTTTGCTCCGTGAAATTTCTCAGGAGGGGTAAGAATGAAGGTCTTATTCACATTTTATCTGCCGAGCGGCGGTGTAGAAACATTGAACAGGCTGCGATGCGAAAGTCTGCAACAGAACGGCATTGAATGCCATGTCCTGTATCTCAAACCGGGTTCTGGTGGCCATAATCAAGCAAACTTTCCGGTGTTCATTACATCAGAGGATCATAAAATCAAAGAAATATTAATGAATGAACAATATGACGCAATCATCGTTACGTCAGATTATTTAATGCTGGAGCATTTACGTGAACTCGGCTACAACGGAATTCTTCTATATGAATCACAGGGACTCGGCACACGTGATTACGCCGAAAAACTTATAAAAGATGCAATTCCCTATCTGCAAACTTACTGTAATGCAGTACTGATTCCGCCTACAGATCATTTACTGGAATTGTTTATTACCATGTGCCCCTGGCTGCACCGTTATGTAATACCCAATATCGTTGATGTGAATTCCTTCCGGTATATTCCTGCTGAACCTCCCAAAGATCCGGTGATAGCGTGGGTGGGCCGTCTTGAACGCAATAAGAACTGGCCCGAGTATTTGGAAATTGCAGCACGTATCCGTAGGAGTAAGCCTAATCTTCATCTTTGGATGTTCCATGATCCGGATTTGGCAGCAGAAGGTGAAGCGGAACAATTTAATATTTCACTCCACAGATTAGGATTACATGACCGCTTGAATGTATTCACTAATATTCCAAATGAAGTGATGCCCGTTTATTATTCATCTATTGCCAGTTCCGGCGGATTTCTTCTTTCCACCTCCGTTACAGAAGGTTTCGGGTATGCTGTTGCTGAGGCTCTATGCTGCACTTGTCCTGTGGTCAGTACCGACTCCGACGGCGTTCGGTCCTTCATCATTCATAATGGTTCAGGTAAATTTTATCCGCTCGGAAATATTGAGGCTGCTGTAGCAGAAGGCCTGGAGGTAATGGACAATCCAGCTGTCAGGAGCAATATTCGGCAGCAAGGAAGGGCACATATGGTTGCTAACTTCGGAACGGGTCCTTATGCCCGATCTTTTCGGGAAATGCTGAACTCCTTTGCTATCTTTTAGAAAATAGTTAATAACAAATATCTAAGAACCTTCAACCCACCTTAGCTGTGGCATTGAAGGTTCTTCACTTATGAAATCTAATTTTTTTGTCTCGATACAATGTTGAATAATTCCTTCTGAAATATTGCTGTACTTCTCACCCACGTAAAAGGCAGCGAATCGATCTCCCCTCTACTGGCAAGTCGGAGCCGCAGCTCACGGTCCTCAATCAGCCGAATAATATCTACCGCCAGACGATTCTCATGCCGATAAGACATTAAGCAGTTATGCCCATGCACACAGTATTCCATATTTCCACCTGCATAAGTGGTAACCAGAGCCGCCCCGCAGCGCATGGCCTCCAGTCCCGGCAAAGAACCGGTATCATACGTACTGGAGCTTACGAATATATCACTTTCATTATAGTGGAAACAGAGCTCGGTATCATTTCCAGGCGTCCTGATATGGTATTTCCCGTCGTTTTGAAGTTCTTGGAGAATGATGGATTCTGAGAACTCTCCCGGCGGAGTCATCAGATAAATATCTACCTCCGGGTGAACCTCCTTCACATGATTCAGCTGCTGAAGCAGATAATCCTGTTCCCGATGCCCAGAAAACCCGCCTTCCGGCTTACGCATAATTGCAGAAACGACGAGCCTGCGCCCCTCCCTCTCACGAAGCCTCTGGTTATAGAAATCCGGGTTCACGCCAATGGGTACAATACGCCCTTTAACCCCATGGTTTAGACGAACAATCTCCTGCTGCCAACGTGACAGAACAAACAAATTTCGGGAGCTATGATACGAAGCGAAGGACTGGTTGTTATCCGGTAAGAAGCTCGGCTCGTAACATAACGCCAGTCGGATATGAATCCCTTTCCCTCTTTCACTGGCCTGCTGGGAAACCGCCACGGTCGTATAATAGTTGGAAACAATCACGTCAGCAACCGGAAAATCGCTCTCTTCAAGTTTCTTCTTGCCCGTTAAAAATATATTACATCCCATCTCATATTCCACAGTACCGCCCAATGGCATAATGATAGTGATTTCGTGCCCCATGGCCGACAGACGGTTGGCAAGCTCAGCAAGCATTCGCTGTGCTCCCCCCCGGCACAACGTTAGAACTGGAAATGTTATTTTCATGATCTCGGCTCCTTTCGAAGCAAACGTGAAAGGGCTTGGAAGTGTTTGGCCTGAACCTTTTTAATTTCCTGCGTCTGCTCCTTGCCATGAATTACGGAGCCCATAGCCTCATGCACTCTATAATCAAGAAGGGGTTCCTTAATATAAGACCATTCATAGTGCGGTAGAATTCGCAGCCACAACTCATAATCATGTGTGTATAAAAACGACTCATCAAAAATGCCTACTTTGTAAAAAATGTTCATGTCCAGCAGAACAGAGCTGCCATTCACTGGACAGCCCTTCATCAGGGTCTCAATAAGCTGAATTCTATCTAAAGGTGCAGCCACTACTTCGGATAACCGTTCCCCAAATTCATTTATATAAAAGAAGGCCGTATGGCAAAAAAACGTACCCGCGTTTTGGATAAGCTCTATCTGCCGTTTGATTTTATCCGGATGGAATTGATCATCAGAGCTTAACCAGGCAAAATAAGAACCGGTAGCGGCCATGATTCCACAATTCAATGCTGAGGCGGTCCCACCGTTAGTTTTTCGAATATAGATAATATCTTTCATATAGGGTGTTAGCTTTTCTATATGTCTGGTGGAGCCGTCATCCACAACGATAATTTCAATGTCTTTATAGCTCTGTGCCAGAGCACTTTCTACGGCCAAATGGACGAATTGACAGTTGTAGAATGGAATAACTATCGATACCTTAGACCTCACATACATGGTCTCACCTCCTCAAGCAATGACCGGTTCTTATACGATTTTGCATGCCATGATTGCATCCAAAGGGGGGTGGTCTTCACCAAATGATTCACGAAAGGATGGATTCTCCGCATGATGAAACCCCTTGAGCACCAACACTTCATAACCCATTTCCAGAAAATCCTCGGGCTCCCATCCGCTCCTGTGTTTTTGGAACAGCTCCCCGTTTAAATGGTAATGATCAATACCTGACTGCGGAAAAAAACCTCTTGGTGTAAATACAACCACTCGGTTTATGGCAATTTTCTCAGCCGCTTCTAATAACTTCTTCCCTTCCTCCATGGAGAAGTGCTCCAGAGAGTCAATGAAAGTGACGGCTGAGAATGACTCAGGTAAAAAGAGTTTATCCATTTGCCTTGCATCTGCATTGATAGGAATAATATGAGGCGACTTCACATCACGGTGAAGGAGATAGGGGCGATGGATCTCAAGGCCTACTACAAGCCCCGCCTCGTAAGAATCGAGCAACGTACCGATACCGCAGCCGATATCCAGAATACTGTCAACAAATCTTAATTGCTCGAGTAATACGGGGAGGAAGTCTTTCACTGAGATTTCCTGAACCATTTCTCATTTCACCCTCCCATTGATGAAATCAGACTGCGTAACGAAGCCTGATACCGGTTCGCTGTTGCGGCCGCTTCAGTCATAATTTGGTCGTAGTGTTTGAGTGTCCCCATTCCATCATGACGACGGTACCCTGTCAGCGACTGATTCAACATAACGGGGATATAACCGTTAAGAATGGCCCGGAACCACAAGTCAAAGTCATGTGTGTAGGGAAGTTGCTCATCAAAAAGCCCGATGGCTCCGAACACCTCCTTCTTAAACATAACGGTGCATCCATTTATAGGGTTACCTTGCAGAAAGCATCGTAAAAATTCAAGTTGGCTAGGAAATACCACAGCTGCATTAAGCTCTGTTAACTGAGAAAACCCGTTAATGTAGTTGAAATTTGTATAGGAAATCAGCAGGTTATTCTGTTCCATGAACAGCGCCTGATTATTAATTTTGTCATGATAAAAGATATCGTCCGAACTTAGCCAAGCAATGTAATCCCCTGAGGCATGCCGAATACCGTGATTTAACGCGGTTGCTGTGCCTCCGTTCGTTTTACCTAAATAATGAATCTGGGAATGATACGGCGTGAGTCGTTCCGAAAATACGCTGGAGCCATCATCAACCACAATAATTTCATGGGCTTTCATGGATTGAGTCACGGCACTTTGCAGCGCGTGCCCAATATAGGGGTCATTATAAAAAGGAATAACTATCGATACTTTAGGATTCATGCCCATCCACCTTCCCTGCCCACACGAAAATAGTCCATAATATCTGACAGTGACTGTTCGAACGAAATATCCGCACTCCACCCCAACGCCGTCGCTTCTTCTTCAGGTGTAAAAGGAGGCTCCGAATAAACCACCGGTTTCTCCGCAGTCTCACTTCCCCAAACCATGGGAACAGCGGCTTGGGTCAGCTTCAACAGCTGCTCTGCAATATCTCCAAGCTTGCGTTCCTTACCTGATTCAATACGGTAGATGGTGCCGTTAGCACCCTTGTCTAAAATATATTCGTAAGCTCTTACTGCATCACGTACATCCAGGAAGTCACGCAGGGCAGAGCGGGAAGATACTTTGAACGGAGCTTGTTGCACCCCGTTCTCACTGCGCGCAATATGGCCTGCCAGCAGTGAGCAGAATCCGGTTGAAGATCCCGGACCCATCAGGTTGCAGGGTTCCGCCAGAAGAACCTGTTGCTGGAACAATGTTCTCCAAGCCAGAGACACCAGCTCCTCTAATGTCTTGCTTAGACTATAAGGATGAGGCGGGAGTACAGCTCCAATCCTGTACTTCAACCGGGAGCCTGCAACCAGTATGCGGCAGGACGGTAAAATGCGTAAAGCCTCCAACAAATATAGAGTAGCCATTACATTGGTTTCCATATAAAGCAACGGGTTCTGCCAAGACTCCGGTACAGAGTTTTTACCAGCCAGATGCAGCACGTCCTCCGGTATAACCGTTTTGATCATCTCTGCAACAGCCTTTCGGTCGCTGAGGTCGCAGACATAAGTCTGTATACCCTGAGGAAAATCAAAGGCAGGGGACTTCATAGCAACCGGATTACGCAGAACTGCGATAACCTCTGCCCCTTGTGCCGCAAAATAATTCACAGCATGCCTTCCAGTAAATCCGGCAGCACCGGTGATCAATATCCTACGCCGGCTCATAGGGTAAACTCAGAATGCTTCATCCATTCTGCCAACTCCGCCAGCATAACCGGATAGGATGGCAACTGAAAGTGGACATCCGGGCGAGTGTTGGTTAGTGTTCGATCCTGCACAGGTTGCTCCTCCGGGACAACCTCGACATCATTTTTGTCGAAGGAGGTTTGAATATATTGCAGCAGCTCATATTTACTTACAGGCTGGGGATGCGCCAAATGAATCAGCCCATCGACAGAGGATTCCAGCATGGCATCCACCGCTTTAGCCAGTTCAAGCGTAGTTACCCCATTCCACATTACGCTGCGGTAACCGGATACTTTTCCCGTTTGCCCCAGAAACCACTCCATCAGGCCAATGCCACCGGTGCGAATTTCAGGACCGATGATTGAGGTGCGAATCGTTAAATGTCCCGGATCTCTTACTTCTCCTAGACATTTCGTAATGGAATAGACGGTGGTTCCGTCCGGTGTATCCTCCTCGGTGTAACCGCCGCGTGTTCCTTCGAACACGCAGTCGGTGCTGATATGAATCAACCGGGCATGGATCGTGTCTGCGGCCCGCCGAAGCCGATGGGGTAGAAACCCGTTTATATGGTAGGCACCTATTTTGTCATGCTCCGCAAAATGATTCAGAACACCCATCGCGTTAATGATGCAACCGGGGGAGACGATATCAACCAGCTTTTCCATCCCGGCAATATCATCTGCGTCAACATGCAGCCCTCCGAGATCGCTCTTATCCCGGGTTGTATAGAAAACGTGATGCTTGCCCTGGCGGCGAAAGTAATCCACCAGCATATGACCTGCCATTCCGTTCCCTCCGAGGATAAGAAGCTTCATTCCAGAAAACCTCCTCGAATCAGAATATCCTTGATTTCCTTCTGGTTCATAAGGTTGGTCTCGGAGCTGAAGCTGTTGAAGGAAACCGGGATGTACTGACTGTAATGCTCCTTCAGTTCAGGCATATCCAAGGTGGGCAATATCACTAAATACTGTTCATCGTATACAACGGTAGTTTGGCTTTCGAAGTCACTCATCAGGATTTCGTGGATCTTTTCTCCGGGACGGATACCTGCTTCCACAATACTTACATGCTCTTTTCCTGAAGCCTCGATCAACACCTCGGCCAGATCGACTATTTTGCAGGTAGGCATGGTCATAACAAAGATCTCCCCGCCAATGCTAACCTCAGAGGCCTTGAACAGCAGCGTAATGGCATCGCGAAGGGTCAGGAAAAAGCGAGTCATTTTCATATCCGTAATACGTACTTGGCCTTTATCCTTAATCTGCTTCATGAACAAATGGACCACGCTGCCGTTGGTTCCGAGCACATTACCTCCGCGTACAGTGACAAAGCGGGTATTGGACCCCAGCAAATTAGCGTACACGATCAGTTTTTCACCGATAGCCTTGGTCATGCCGTAAAAGTTGGATGGGTTGGCTGCTTTGTCGGTTGAAATATAAATTACCTTTTTAACATTGCAGGCAATAGAGGCTTCAATTACGTTTTGCGTCCCGACAACATTTGTTTTCAATGCTTCATAGGGCTGATCTTCACAGACAGGAACATGCTTTAATGCCGCTAAATGAAAGACATAATCCACACCCCGGCAAGTCGCAGTCAAGGCGTCCTTGTCGCGGATATCCCCGATGATGAAGCTAAGACGGTTATCCTCGAATTCCCGGCTCATGGCCACCTGGGCTGACTCACTGCGCGAGAATATAATAATTTCCTTAGGGCCTTGCGGCAGAAGCTGCCTGATCAATTCATGCCCCCAGGAACCGGTGCCGCCTGTGACCAATATCCGTTGATTATTAAACATGCAGGTTCCCTCCAAGTAGAAATTTAGCTACTTTTATCGAGACATCCGGGGTCAAGTAACCTTCAGGGATCTCCCATTCTCGGCTTAACGCCGTCATCAGTTTAACGCAGCGCATAATGCTGTCAGCATCCACCCCGGATACCACATTGCTGCCGCAATCCACTGTTTCCGGCCGTTCAGTTGTTCTTCGTATGGTCACAGTAGGTACGCCCATCAGGCAGCATTCCTCCTGAACCGTACCGCTGTCCGTAATCGCGCAAAAGGCATGCTGCTCTAAGGCTACAAAGTCAAAAAATCCAAAGGGCTCATGGAATTCAACAAGCGGGTTCATTTGCAGGGAGAGTTGCTCCGTAAGTTTGGAGCGTGTACGAGGATGAGTGCTGCAGATCAAGCGGATTCCAAAATGTTCAGCCACTGCATTCAGACCGGACATAATTTGCATAAGGGATTGCGGATCATCTACATTCTCGGCCCGGTGTGCCGTTACTAGAAAGTATTGACCCGGAGTCAGCTGAAGCTGGTCTAGAATATGGCTGGCCTGTATTTGAGGCTTATAATGGGACATCACCTCATGGATTGGATTCCCCGTCAGGATAATACGTGCTGAAGGAAATCCTTCGCTGAGCAAATGCCTTTTGCTCTGCTGAGTGTAGGGCATATTAATCGTAGAGACGGCATCTATAACCCGGCGGTTTTTCTCCTCCGGCACCAACAGATCATAACATCGGTTCCCGGCCTCCATATGCATGACAGGAATACCCATGCGCTCGGCAAGAACGGCGCAGAGTGCGCTGTTCGTATCGCCTAGCAGCAGAATTCGGTCCGGTTGTTCTTTCTGCAGGATGGGCTCCAGTCCGCCAAACATGGCGGCAAGCTGACCTCCCAGTCCTGACTGCCTCTCCTGCAGGACATAATCCGGAGCCCGCAGACCCAATTCGGCAAAAAAGATGCCGCTTAGACTAGCGGTGAAATTCTGTCCTGTGTGCACAAGTACATGTCGGTCCGCATGCTGATCGAGAAGCGGGATGATCACACTTAAACGGATGATCTCGGGCCTTGTGCCCAAAATCGTCATGATCTTCATGGGTTCACTCCCCTGCCTATTTTTTGTATGTGATCTAGATCTTAGGCCGTTTTACGGCGGCTGCGGCTGCGCTTCTTACTCTTGCGAAGCCCGGCTGAATGCCGCCGGGCAGAGCCAGCGCGCCGCTTCCGCCCGGTGCGGCGCGGCTTCACTGCCGGGCGCGTACGTCTGCGCGCCCGGGTCTTGTTGGCGCGGCGCAGCCTGCCGCGCCGGACCTTGCCGCGCCGGAGCCGGGCGCGGCGCTTACGGCCCGTGCGGCGCGGTGCTGACGCCGCTGCGGGGCCGGCCTGCGGCTCGGGCACGGGCACGGGCGTACCCGGCGCAGGCGGCTCCAGCAGCGCGGCGGCGTAACGCGCCGCGCTCGGCAAGGCATAGCGGAGGTTCCACACCTCCGCAAGTCCCAGCAGGCGTGCGCGGTAGGCGGCTGGTCCGTATACGATACCCACGCGCTCACGCGCCTGAGCACCAACTCCTGCGGCCACTACCGGCTCCGCCAGCAGAGCACAAACCGCTTCCGCCAACGCGTCGATATCCTCCACTGGAACAAGATAGTTGCTGCAGTCCGCGGTATGAAGAATTTCTCCCAGACCTCCTGAATTGTAGGCGACTACGGGCTTACCGAAAGCCATCCCCTCCAGGGCGGTCATTCCAAACCCCTCGCGGATCAAGCTCGGAATGACCAATATATCGAGCGCACAGTAAGCAGCGGGCATGCACTCCTCATAACCTACAAACCGGAAACGGGAAGTTAATCCCTCCAGCTTCACCTTACGTACACAACGATCATAGAAGCTTTTATCGCCTGGAATGCCTACCACTAGAAAATGACTGGAAGGATGTCGAGCCGACACTAACACGGCCATATTCACAAAATGCTCCAGACCCTTTTCCTTATTAATAAAAGATGAAACATAG
Proteins encoded:
- a CDS encoding glycosyltransferase family 4 protein gives rise to the protein MADKATIVLFSHVSNTRSITGAEKLLLFFARELSLYFNCLLVAPHEGKLTRQARHYGIGVQVLAIPLLYGMYTPYAGLEADARTLQESKEFTDLAQWLWNLKPAFIITSTCVHVLPAMAAKLLGIPVVWKISETITDNEFTSISVDLIHRYSDEILAISQTAAAPFPEGIREAKITLLPPSWNDAEMMPEAWSKLRGERRRELRVAPEKPLIGYVSSFINKEKGLEHFVNMAVLVSARHPSSHFLVVGIPGDKSFYDRCVRKVKLEGLTSRFRFVGYEECMPAAYCALDILVIPSLIREGFGMTALEGMAFGKPVVAYNSGGLGEILHTADCSNYLVPVEDIDALAEAVCALLAEPVVAAGVGAQARERVGIVYGPAAYRARLLGLAEVWNLRYALPSAARYAAALLEPPAPGTPVPVPEPQAGPAAASAPRRTGRKRRARLRRGKVRRGRLRRANKTRARRRTRPAVKPRRTGRKRRAGSARRHSAGLRKSKKRSRSRRKTA